Proteins from one Desulfurellaceae bacterium genomic window:
- a CDS encoding LLM class flavin-dependent oxidoreductase — LDVISNGRVEFGIGRGSIPSHFSGFGIDQKESRGRMMEALDMIRQAWTSERVSFHGQFYSVDDIAVVPKPVQQPYPPIRAAANSLDTFELMGRLGYPIFVASQVNPFAKMRELIPVYHQARAAAGHTEARAEDISLLGPLYVGNSDSQVRQELEPSIRRFLQSVSSIYTLQGDNLGPESSRIKEVLERVRRMTYDKVAEVMGIFETPQACVERLQALHEEFGMGRMICWFNPGGSVPHSQVMRSMELFAAKVMPHFREKT, encoded by the coding sequence TTGGATGTGATCAGCAACGGCCGGGTCGAGTTTGGGATCGGACGCGGCTCCATCCCCAGTCACTTCAGCGGTTTCGGTATCGACCAGAAAGAGAGCCGGGGGCGGATGATGGAGGCGCTCGACATGATCCGCCAGGCCTGGACCTCGGAGCGGGTGTCGTTTCACGGCCAGTTCTACAGCGTGGACGATATTGCGGTCGTTCCCAAGCCGGTTCAGCAGCCCTACCCGCCCATCCGGGCGGCGGCCAACAGCCTGGACACGTTCGAGCTGATGGGTCGTCTGGGCTATCCCATCTTTGTCGCCTCGCAGGTGAATCCGTTTGCGAAAATGCGCGAACTGATTCCGGTCTACCATCAGGCGCGGGCTGCGGCCGGTCATACCGAGGCGCGGGCCGAAGATATTTCTCTGCTCGGCCCGCTCTACGTGGGCAACAGCGACAGCCAAGTTCGCCAGGAGTTGGAGCCCAGTATCCGGCGTTTCCTGCAATCGGTCTCCTCCATCTACACGTTGCAGGGCGATAATCTGGGGCCCGAATCGAGCCGCATCAAAGAGGTCTTGGAGCGGGTGCGGCGGATGACCTACGACAAGGTCGCCGAGGTGATGGGCATCTTTGAAACGCCCCAGGCCTGCGTTGAGCGCCTGCAGGCGCTGCACGAAGAGTTTGGCATGGGTCGGATGATCTGCTGGTTCAATCCCGGCGGGAGCGTACCGCACAGCCAGGTGATGCGCAGCATGGAGCTGTTCGCGGCCAAGGTCATGCCGCATTTTCGCGAGAAAACCTGA
- a CDS encoding D-aminoacylase — protein MFDLLIKNAWIVDGNGTPGFAGDVAVRDGKIAAIETAISGQARHTLDAAGQVVAPGFIDIHTHYDAQVFWDPLCSSSSWHGSTTVVTGNCGFTLAPCRPEDRDYLTRTLAVVEDMSLQALQEGIVWSWEDFPGYVAALERQPKAINIGCYIGHSAVRRYVMGADCRRLASDKEVARMREIVLEAIHAGALGFSSSRIPLHVDGEGQSVPSFYADLPELLTLGRAVGEAGRGVLEITAKMVLPEGEHEAGDLPDLVALAKVSGRPVTWASVRYLPTYPGRSLFILSQVAQANQREGVRLHPQIGCRPFETFMNWHKLIPVFAHLPSWREVMFLAAEEKTAALRDPARRRTMRAELEGAAFFTGWQNVLVREAKRPQHKHLEGQTITAIADQAGTDPLEAYLDLCVAEECQTEFTYWAADMAEEPMGQMLKDPNTLLETDAGAHLTSLCNADFPSYLLGHWVRDTGVLSLDEAVTRLTSRPAEVLGLGDRGRLHVGLAADVVIFDRHRIRGGHRQTVYDLPAQQPRLIQKAEGIHTVIVNGQVILEDGQHTGATPGQVLRAG, from the coding sequence ATGTTTGATCTGCTCATCAAAAACGCGTGGATCGTTGATGGGAACGGAACACCGGGATTTGCCGGGGACGTGGCGGTCCGGGACGGCAAGATCGCCGCGATCGAGACCGCCATCTCGGGCCAGGCTCGCCACACGCTCGACGCGGCCGGGCAGGTCGTCGCCCCGGGCTTTATTGACATCCACACCCACTACGACGCCCAGGTGTTCTGGGACCCGCTGTGTTCGTCGTCCTCGTGGCACGGCAGCACCACGGTGGTGACCGGCAACTGCGGCTTTACCCTGGCCCCGTGCCGGCCCGAGGATCGGGATTATCTGACCCGGACCCTGGCCGTGGTCGAAGACATGTCGCTGCAAGCCCTGCAAGAAGGCATTGTCTGGAGCTGGGAGGATTTTCCCGGCTATGTGGCCGCGCTTGAGCGGCAGCCCAAGGCGATCAATATCGGCTGCTATATCGGCCACTCGGCCGTACGCCGGTATGTCATGGGAGCCGACTGCCGACGTCTGGCCAGCGACAAAGAGGTCGCCCGCATGCGGGAGATTGTGCTGGAAGCCATACACGCCGGTGCGCTCGGCTTTTCCTCGTCCCGGATTCCCCTCCACGTTGACGGCGAGGGACAGTCCGTGCCCAGCTTTTATGCCGACCTGCCGGAACTGCTGACGCTGGGCCGGGCCGTGGGCGAAGCCGGCCGCGGGGTGCTGGAAATCACCGCCAAAATGGTCCTGCCCGAGGGCGAGCATGAGGCCGGCGATCTGCCCGACCTGGTCGCCCTGGCCAAAGTCTCCGGCCGGCCGGTAACCTGGGCCTCGGTCCGCTATCTGCCCACCTATCCCGGCCGCTCGCTGTTCATTCTGTCCCAGGTCGCCCAGGCCAACCAACGCGAGGGGGTGCGCCTCCATCCCCAGATCGGCTGCCGGCCGTTTGAGACCTTCATGAACTGGCACAAGCTCATTCCGGTCTTTGCCCATCTGCCGAGTTGGCGGGAGGTCATGTTTCTGGCCGCTGAGGAAAAGACGGCCGCCCTGCGCGACCCGGCCAGACGCCGGACCATGCGCGCCGAGCTGGAAGGCGCCGCCTTTTTTACCGGCTGGCAAAACGTGCTGGTCAGGGAGGCAAAGCGGCCGCAACACAAGCACCTCGAAGGCCAGACCATAACCGCGATTGCCGACCAGGCCGGTACCGACCCGCTTGAGGCTTACCTGGACCTGTGTGTGGCCGAGGAGTGCCAGACGGAGTTCACCTACTGGGCTGCGGATATGGCTGAAGAGCCCATGGGACAGATGCTCAAGGATCCAAACACGCTACTCGAAACCGACGCCGGCGCACACTTGACCTCCTTGTGCAACGCCGACTTCCCCAGCTATCTGCTAGGCCATTGGGTCCGCGACACAGGAGTCCTCAGCCTGGACGAAGCGGTCACCCGTCTGACCTCACGACCGGCCGAGGTTCTGGGCTTGGGTGACCGTGGCCGCCTGCATGTCGGTCTGGCCGCTGACGTGGTGATTTTCGACCGCCACCGCATTCGGGGTGGACACCGCCAGACCGTGTACGACCTGCCGGCCCAACAGCCGCGCCTGATCCAAAAGGCGGAAGGCATACACACGGTGATTGTGAACGGTCAGGTGATCCTGGAAGACGGCCAGCATACCGGGGCGACACCGGGGCAGGTGCTCAGAGCCGGCTGA